The following are encoded together in the Cynocephalus volans isolate mCynVol1 chromosome 4, mCynVol1.pri, whole genome shotgun sequence genome:
- the ACAT1 gene encoding acetyl-CoA acetyltransferase, mitochondrial isoform X2 — translation MAVLAALVRGGDRGRSPLLRGLMQKMRYVERRYVSKSTLNEVVIVSAARTPIGSFLGSLSSLPATKLGSIAIQGAIEKAGIPKDEVKEAYMGNVLQGGEGQAPTRQAVLGAGLPISTPCTTVNKVCASGMKAIMMASQNLMCGHQDVMVAGGMESMSNVPYVMNRGATPYGGVKLEDLIVKDGLTDVYNKIHMGNCAENTAKKLNIARDEQDSYAINSYTRSKAAWEVGKFGNEVIPVTVTVKGKPDVVVKEDEEYKRVDFSKVPKLKTVFQKENGTVTAANASTLNDGAAAVVLMTADAAKRLNVKPLARIAAFADAAVEPIDFPIAPAYAVPKDVWSQDCRSFGSCLEARRIRSCQYLQWRRRGFCYADSEAVDNLC, via the exons aaaatgagATATGTAGAACGAAGATATGTATCAAAGTCCACTTTGAAT GAAGTGGTTATAGTAAGTGCTGCAAGAACACCCATTGGATCTTTTCTAGGCAGCCTTTCCTCCCTGCCAGCCACTAAACTTGGTTCCATTGCAATTCAGGGAGCCATTGAAAAAGCAG GGATTCCAAAAGACGAAGTGAAAGAAGCATACATGGGAAATGTTCTACAAGGAGGTGAAGGACAAGCCCCTACAAGGCAAGCAGTACTGGGTGCAG GCTTGCCTATATCTACTCCATGCACCACTGTAAACAAAGTTTGTGCTTCAGGAATGAAAGCCATCATGATGGCCTCTCAAAATCTTATGTGTGGACATCAG GATGTGATGGTGGCAGGTGGGATGGAGAGCATGTCCAATGTCCCATATGTGATGAACAGAGGAGCAACACCATATGGTGGGGTAAAGCTTGAAGATTTGATTGTAAAAGATGGGCTAACTGATGTCTACAATAAAATTCACATG GGCAACTGTGCTGAGAATACTGCAAAGAAGCTGAATATTGCACGAGATGAACAGGATTCTTATGCTATTAACTCTTACACCAGAAGTAAAGCAGCATGGGAAGTTGGAAAATTTGGAAATGAAGTTATTCCTGTCACAGTTACAGTAAAAG gtaAACCAGATGTAGTGGTGAAAGAAGATGAAGAATATAAACGTGTtgatttcagtaaagttccaAAGCTGAAGAcagttttccaaaaagaaaatg GCACAGTAACAGCTGCCAATGCCAGCACACTGAATGATGGGGCAGCTGCTGTGGTTCTGATGACCGCAGACGCAGCCAAGAGGCTCAACGTTAAACCACTGGCAAGAATAGCAG catttgcTGATGCTGCTGTAGAGCCCATTGATTTTCCAATTGCACCTGCATACGCTGTACCAAAG GATGTCTGGAGCCAGGATTGTCGTTCATTTGGCTCATGCCTTGAAGCAAGGAGAATACGGTCTTGCCAGTATTTGCAATGGAGGAGGAGGGGCTTCTGCTATGCTGATTCAGAAGCTGTAGACAACCTCTGTTAA
- the ACAT1 gene encoding acetyl-CoA acetyltransferase, mitochondrial isoform X1, which translates to MAVLAALVRGGDRGRSPLLRGLMQKMRYVERRYVSKSTLNEVVIVSAARTPIGSFLGSLSSLPATKLGSIAIQGAIEKAGIPKDEVKEAYMGNVLQGGEGQAPTRQAVLGAGLPISTPCTTVNKVCASGMKAIMMASQNLMCGHQDVMVAGGMESMSNVPYVMNRGATPYGGVKLEDLIVKDGLTDVYNKIHMGNCAENTAKKLNIARDEQDSYAINSYTRSKAAWEVGKFGNEVIPVTVTVKGKPDVVVKEDEEYKRVDFSKVPKLKTVFQKENGTVTAANASTLNDGAAAVVLMTADAAKRLNVKPLARIAAFADAAVEPIDFPIAPAYAVPKVLKDAGLKKEDITMWEVNEAFSLVVLANIKMLGIDPQKVNINGGAVSLGHPIGMSGARIVVHLAHALKQGEYGLASICNGGGGASAMLIQKL; encoded by the exons aaaatgagATATGTAGAACGAAGATATGTATCAAAGTCCACTTTGAAT GAAGTGGTTATAGTAAGTGCTGCAAGAACACCCATTGGATCTTTTCTAGGCAGCCTTTCCTCCCTGCCAGCCACTAAACTTGGTTCCATTGCAATTCAGGGAGCCATTGAAAAAGCAG GGATTCCAAAAGACGAAGTGAAAGAAGCATACATGGGAAATGTTCTACAAGGAGGTGAAGGACAAGCCCCTACAAGGCAAGCAGTACTGGGTGCAG GCTTGCCTATATCTACTCCATGCACCACTGTAAACAAAGTTTGTGCTTCAGGAATGAAAGCCATCATGATGGCCTCTCAAAATCTTATGTGTGGACATCAG GATGTGATGGTGGCAGGTGGGATGGAGAGCATGTCCAATGTCCCATATGTGATGAACAGAGGAGCAACACCATATGGTGGGGTAAAGCTTGAAGATTTGATTGTAAAAGATGGGCTAACTGATGTCTACAATAAAATTCACATG GGCAACTGTGCTGAGAATACTGCAAAGAAGCTGAATATTGCACGAGATGAACAGGATTCTTATGCTATTAACTCTTACACCAGAAGTAAAGCAGCATGGGAAGTTGGAAAATTTGGAAATGAAGTTATTCCTGTCACAGTTACAGTAAAAG gtaAACCAGATGTAGTGGTGAAAGAAGATGAAGAATATAAACGTGTtgatttcagtaaagttccaAAGCTGAAGAcagttttccaaaaagaaaatg GCACAGTAACAGCTGCCAATGCCAGCACACTGAATGATGGGGCAGCTGCTGTGGTTCTGATGACCGCAGACGCAGCCAAGAGGCTCAACGTTAAACCACTGGCAAGAATAGCAG catttgcTGATGCTGCTGTAGAGCCCATTGATTTTCCAATTGCACCTGCATACGCTGTACCAAAG gttCTTAAAGATGCAGGattgaaaaaagaagatattacaatGTGGGAAGTAAATGAAGCCTTTAGTCTGGTTGTACTAGCAAACATTAAAATGCTGGGTATTGATCCCCAAAAAGTGAATATCAACGGAGGAGCCGTTTCTCTAGGGCATCCAATTGG GATGTCTGGAGCCAGGATTGTCGTTCATTTGGCTCATGCCTTGAAGCAAGGAGAATACGGTCTTGCCAGTATTTGCAATGGAGGAGGAGGGGCTTCTGCTATGCTGATTCAGAAGCTGTAG